One window of the Chryseobacterium sp. CY350 genome contains the following:
- a CDS encoding DUF4013 domain-containing protein, translating to MQFYKKRDFGSFISDSFGFFRLYGKNYFKNYILLNGLLIILMVVVAIFGYRELFSQLFSSNLSGNSSYMENYFESNIGMFIAIGILTFLLFVVLMIVNYLYPVFYLKRLSEGQQKIKTDDIFNDFKNNIGRIGVLSLGMIFIVAPLSFILIGVSYALVFIIIGLPILIFVFPTVFNVVNFLMYDFFNSKRGFFESLSYSIRSQFSYANGREKSPYWKYWGATLIMSIILYVITTIFTMVPLIIFFASLFTSAPNGEFEQNPFAGTMGILFFVVYGISMLVSFFISNLLYVNSGLLYYDSRTDLHQQVELAEIDTIGINE from the coding sequence ATGCAATTCTATAAAAAAAGAGATTTCGGATCGTTTATCAGCGACAGTTTCGGTTTTTTCCGGTTATATGGCAAAAATTATTTTAAAAACTACATTCTGCTGAATGGGCTTTTGATTATTCTGATGGTCGTTGTTGCTATTTTCGGCTATCGCGAATTATTTTCACAGTTATTTTCATCAAATCTAAGTGGAAACAGTTCTTACATGGAAAATTATTTCGAAAGCAACATCGGGATGTTTATTGCGATAGGAATTTTAACATTTTTACTTTTTGTTGTTTTAATGATAGTCAATTATCTCTATCCTGTTTTTTATTTGAAAAGACTTTCGGAAGGTCAGCAAAAAATAAAGACAGATGATATTTTTAACGATTTTAAAAATAACATTGGCAGAATAGGAGTGCTTTCTCTTGGGATGATCTTTATCGTAGCTCCGCTTTCATTTATTTTGATCGGTGTTTCTTATGCTTTGGTATTTATCATTATTGGTTTGCCGATTCTCATATTCGTTTTTCCTACAGTTTTTAATGTTGTAAATTTTTTGATGTATGATTTTTTCAACAGCAAAAGAGGTTTTTTTGAAAGTTTAAGTTACTCTATCCGTTCACAGTTTTCTTATGCCAACGGCCGTGAGAAATCTCCATACTGGAAATATTGGGGAGCTACACTCATCATGTCTATCATTTTATATGTTATTACAACAATCTTTACGATGGTTCCTTTGATCATATTTTTTGCCTCTCTATTTACTTCTGCTCCCAATGGTGAATTTGAGCAAAATCCTTTTGCAGGAACAATGGGCATCCTGTTTTTCGTAGTTTACGGAATTTCAATGTTGGTTTCATTTTTTATCTCAAATCTGCTGTATGTAAATTCAGGGCTTCTTTATTATGACAGCAGAACAGATCTTCATCAGCAGGTAGAATTGGCAGAAATTGATACAATCGGCATCAATGAATAA
- a CDS encoding DUF4129 domain-containing protein — translation MNKVFFFILIISVFHLGKAQVVDSTAVYEDEYSDYDEDTLSTGHYKNMYRADSVLLKNPVSENTLYPKHFKENMRSKYKGEEFDYSTSKPRESFWDKLMRKLLKLIQTIFGETSFENSAKITTIIIRLFAILLVGFLLYFIIKFILGKNGSFIFGKRNKKVIINDEELHENIHEINFPESISSFERSRDYRSAVRYQFLFLLKKLSDKKLILWNPEKTNKDYVAELKVPHLKNEFSNLSYIFDYVWYGEFSIDEQSYARFKEQYQSFKP, via the coding sequence ATGAATAAAGTCTTTTTCTTCATATTAATTATTTCTGTATTTCACCTCGGTAAAGCTCAGGTTGTAGACAGCACGGCTGTTTATGAAGACGAATATTCAGATTATGATGAAGATACTCTAAGCACGGGACATTATAAAAATATGTATCGTGCAGATTCTGTTTTGCTTAAAAATCCGGTTTCCGAAAATACGCTTTATCCAAAGCATTTTAAGGAAAACATGAGGTCTAAATATAAAGGTGAAGAGTTTGATTATTCTACTTCAAAACCACGAGAGTCTTTTTGGGATAAATTGATGAGAAAACTTCTTAAGCTGATTCAGACTATTTTTGGTGAGACAAGTTTCGAAAATTCGGCAAAGATTACCACCATCATTATTCGCCTATTTGCAATACTTCTGGTAGGTTTTCTCCTCTATTTCATCATTAAATTTATTTTAGGCAAAAACGGAAGTTTTATTTTTGGTAAAAGGAATAAGAAAGTAATTATCAACGACGAAGAACTTCACGAAAACATCCACGAAATCAACTTTCCTGAAAGTATTTCCAGCTTCGAACGTTCAAGAGATTATCGGTCTGCAGTACGGTATCAGTTTTTATTTTTGTTGAAAAAACTCAGCGATAAAAAACTTATTTTGTGGAATCCCGAAAAGACAAATAAAGACTATGTTGCCGAATTGAAAGTTCCCCATTTAAAAAATGAATTTTCTAATCTCTCGTATATTTTTGACTATGTCTGGTACGGTGAATTTAGTATTGATGAGCAGAGTTATGCGAGATTCAAAGAACAATATCAGTCATTCAAACCCTAA
- a CDS encoding DUF4350 domain-containing protein, whose protein sequence is MNKTFKIYALIFIIIMVILALLEVNKKEVVDWRKNFDVNEKSPFGLFVFNREAKDLFKNNLKKIDVTAYDYYDENKKKPHNILVIESEIDNESWNDILDQVTNGSDAMLIMAKMPKEISDRIGFYDSQISFEETNVLKLTDKKYQNDFIKLDKFPSGRGFSYIKPNVQILGKTVEKGNDDQANFIKAKFGKGNIYVHCEPLFLTNYYLLKSGNTKYAQDVFSYLNDRETLWFVEANTKESRFFMRFILGNPALKYAWWLLLAGLLLFIFFNAKRKQRIVPIIEPLKNTSVDFVKSIGNLYLKEGDFHDMMAKKAQYFLNKVRLDLLIDTQNLDEQFAKKLQLKTGKNIEIIEESIALIKKAQDPYASVMKEDLARMNKLLDSILK, encoded by the coding sequence ATGAATAAAACTTTCAAAATATATGCTTTAATATTCATCATTATCATGGTGATTTTGGCGTTGCTTGAAGTGAACAAAAAAGAAGTAGTAGATTGGCGCAAGAATTTTGATGTAAATGAGAAATCGCCTTTCGGATTATTTGTTTTTAACCGGGAAGCGAAAGATTTATTTAAAAATAATCTTAAAAAAATTGATGTTACCGCTTACGATTATTACGATGAAAATAAAAAGAAGCCACACAATATTCTGGTCATAGAAAGCGAAATTGATAATGAATCTTGGAACGATATTCTAGATCAGGTGACAAATGGTTCTGATGCAATGCTTATTATGGCAAAAATGCCAAAAGAAATATCAGACCGCATCGGTTTTTACGATTCTCAGATATCTTTTGAAGAGACAAACGTACTGAAATTAACAGATAAGAAATATCAGAATGATTTTATTAAATTAGATAAATTTCCATCTGGCAGAGGTTTTTCATACATCAAACCGAATGTTCAGATTTTAGGAAAAACCGTTGAAAAAGGAAACGACGATCAGGCTAATTTTATCAAAGCTAAGTTTGGAAAAGGAAATATTTATGTACACTGTGAGCCACTATTTCTTACCAATTATTATCTCCTGAAATCTGGAAACACAAAATACGCACAGGACGTTTTTTCTTATCTGAATGATAGAGAAACGCTTTGGTTTGTCGAAGCCAACACCAAAGAGTCAAGATTTTTCATGCGGTTCATTCTCGGGAATCCGGCTCTGAAATATGCTTGGTGGCTTTTATTGGCAGGTTTACTTTTATTTATCTTTTTTAATGCTAAAAGAAAACAGCGCATCGTTCCTATCATTGAGCCGTTGAAAAATACTTCAGTCGATTTTGTGAAAAGTATAGGGAATTTGTATTTAAAGGAAGGAGATTTCCATGATATGATGGCTAAAAAAGCACAATATTTTCTAAACAAAGTAAGACTAGATCTTTTGATTGATACCCAGAATTTAGACGAACAGTTTGCTAAAAAACTTCAGTTGAAAACCGGGAAAAACATAGAAATCATCGAAGAATCGATTGCTCTTATTAAGAAAGCACAAGATCCTTATGCAAGTGTGATGAAAGAAGATCTGGCCAGAATGAATAAGCTTTTAGACAGTATTTTAAAATAA
- a CDS encoding AAA family ATPase: MIELRNSLEKVKVEIAKVIVGQHDMIEHLLAALLSNGHVLIEGVPGVAKTITAKLLAKTIDVDFSRIQFTPDLMPSDILGTSIFSMKNSEFEFKKGPIFSHFVLIDEINRSPAKTQSALFEVMEERQITMDGTQYEMEAPFLVVATQNPIEHEGTYRLPEAQLDRFLFKINVGYPNLEEEIAIIKNQHENRQEDKTDVVKPVISAQQLSRYQNLVKEIIVESQLIEYIAKIIINTRENQFLYLGASPRASLALLTASKAFAALRGRDFVTPEDIKEASYAVLRHRVIVSPEREMEGLTADEIIRQILEGIEIPR; encoded by the coding sequence ATGATTGAACTTCGGAACAGTCTAGAAAAAGTAAAAGTTGAAATTGCAAAAGTAATTGTTGGTCAGCATGATATGATCGAACATTTGTTGGCGGCTTTGCTATCAAACGGTCATGTTTTGATCGAAGGCGTACCGGGAGTTGCAAAAACGATCACAGCAAAATTGTTGGCAAAAACGATTGATGTAGACTTTAGCAGAATACAGTTTACGCCAGATCTGATGCCATCGGATATTTTAGGAACCTCAATTTTCAGTATGAAAAATTCTGAATTTGAATTCAAAAAAGGTCCTATATTTTCGCACTTTGTATTGATTGATGAGATCAACCGTTCTCCTGCCAAGACTCAATCTGCCCTTTTTGAAGTGATGGAAGAGAGACAAATCACGATGGACGGAACTCAATACGAAATGGAAGCTCCCTTTTTAGTTGTAGCAACCCAAAACCCAATCGAACATGAGGGAACGTACAGACTGCCCGAAGCGCAGCTCGACAGATTTTTGTTTAAAATAAATGTGGGCTATCCAAATCTTGAAGAAGAAATTGCAATCATTAAAAACCAGCACGAAAACAGGCAAGAGGACAAAACAGATGTTGTAAAACCTGTAATAAGTGCCCAACAGCTAAGTCGCTATCAAAACTTGGTTAAAGAAATCATCGTTGAATCTCAACTGATAGAATATATTGCCAAAATCATCATCAATACGAGAGAAAATCAGTTTTTATATTTAGGAGCATCGCCAAGAGCAAGTTTGGCATTGTTGACGGCATCAAAAGCCTTTGCTGCGTTGAGAGGACGAGATTTTGTCACGCCTGAAGACATCAAAGAAGCTAGTTATGCAGTTTTACGTCACAGAGTGATCGTATCGCCGGAAAGGGAAATGGAAGGTTTGACAGCCGATGAAATTATCCGCCAGATTTTAGAAGGAATTGAAATTCCGAGGTAG
- a CDS encoding DUF58 domain-containing protein — MKNLYINNRFFFTLIGVGILYVFAFFFSILMIVGHVALLIVFLAAMVDYLLLFREKNGVSAQRILPEKLSNGDENPVKVDIKNNYSFKIYTKIIDEIPFQFQKRDFLIEKQIESGKNTLFQYILEPKERGEYSFGALNIFVSSPLGFVSKRFTFQKDTLLPAYPSFIHLRKYELMALQNEFLLGGIKRVRKLGHTMEFEQIKDYVPGDDIRTINWKATSKTNRLMVNQFQDEKSQRIFMLIDKGRTMKMPFAGLSLLDYSINASMALSHIILKKGDRAGMMTFSKKTENKVAADNKSGQLRKISEALYNIKTDFFESDYNRLYQDVKYSVNQRSLVLLFTNFETLDALNRQMKYLRGIAKNHLLVVVFFKNSELQTLLHKNPESMQEIYDEVIAEKFEFEKKLIIQELRKYGIYSVYTLPENLNVDVINKYLEIKARGIL; from the coding sequence ATGAAAAACTTATACATCAACAATCGTTTTTTCTTCACACTCATCGGAGTGGGAATTCTCTATGTTTTTGCATTTTTCTTTTCGATTTTGATGATTGTTGGTCACGTTGCCTTATTAATAGTTTTTTTGGCGGCGATGGTTGATTATCTTCTGTTATTCAGAGAGAAAAATGGAGTTTCAGCTCAACGAATTTTACCTGAAAAATTATCAAATGGTGACGAAAATCCTGTAAAAGTAGATATTAAAAATAATTACAGTTTTAAAATTTATACTAAAATAATTGACGAGATTCCGTTTCAGTTTCAGAAGAGAGATTTTTTAATTGAAAAACAAATCGAGTCCGGAAAAAACACTTTATTTCAATATATTCTCGAACCCAAAGAAAGAGGGGAATATAGTTTTGGTGCTCTAAATATCTTTGTGTCTTCGCCTTTAGGTTTTGTGTCCAAAAGATTTACCTTTCAAAAAGATACATTGCTTCCTGCATATCCTTCATTTATTCATTTAAGAAAATATGAATTGATGGCTTTGCAAAACGAGTTTCTGCTGGGAGGAATCAAAAGAGTAAGAAAACTGGGACACACCATGGAATTTGAGCAGATCAAAGACTATGTTCCTGGTGATGACATAAGAACCATCAACTGGAAAGCGACTTCTAAAACTAATCGTTTGATGGTGAATCAGTTTCAGGATGAAAAATCCCAACGTATTTTTATGCTGATTGATAAAGGAAGAACGATGAAAATGCCGTTTGCCGGATTGAGTCTTCTCGATTATTCAATTAATGCAAGTATGGCTCTGTCGCATATCATTCTTAAGAAAGGTGATCGCGCTGGAATGATGACATTTTCCAAAAAAACAGAAAATAAAGTGGCTGCGGACAATAAATCTGGTCAGTTAAGGAAAATTTCTGAAGCTCTTTATAATATTAAAACAGATTTTTTTGAAAGTGATTATAACAGATTGTATCAGGATGTGAAATATTCTGTGAATCAGAGAAGTCTGGTTTTACTTTTTACTAATTTTGAGACTTTAGATGCTCTTAATCGTCAGATGAAATATCTGCGTGGAATCGCTAAAAATCATTTGTTGGTGGTTGTTTTCTTTAAAAATTCTGAATTACAGACTTTATTACATAAAAATCCTGAAAGTATGCAGGAAATTTATGACGAAGTGATCGCCGAGAAATTTGAATTCGAAAAAAAACTCATCATTCAGGAATTAAGAAAATATGGAATTTATTCTGTGTACACACTTCCGGAAAACCTGAATGTAGATGTGATTAATAAATATCTGGAAATTAAAGCAAGAGGAATTTTATAA
- a CDS encoding OsmC family protein: MKITLNRINDDFLFECTNAQGNSILLDNTSQPGAKGVSPMESVLMAVAGCSGIDVVSILKKQRQEITGFKAEVEGERIPVDDAKPFKSMMVKFFLEGTIDPKKALKAAELSFEKYCSVSKTLEPNVEIGYEVYVNGEKV, from the coding sequence ATGAAAATAACACTCAACAGAATCAACGATGATTTTTTATTTGAATGTACCAACGCGCAGGGAAATTCAATTCTTTTAGATAACACTTCTCAGCCCGGTGCTAAAGGCGTTTCTCCTATGGAAAGTGTTTTGATGGCAGTTGCAGGTTGCAGCGGAATTGACGTTGTTTCGATTTTAAAAAAGCAAAGACAGGAAATCACAGGCTTCAAGGCTGAAGTAGAAGGCGAAAGAATTCCTGTAGATGATGCAAAACCATTTAAATCAATGATGGTTAAATTTTTCTTGGAAGGAACAATTGATCCCAAAAAAGCCTTAAAAGCAGCTGAATTATCATTCGAAAAATATTGCTCAGTTTCAAAAACGTTAGAGCCAAACGTTGAAATTGGCTATGAAGTTTATGTAAACGGAGAAAAAGTTTAG
- a CDS encoding MGH1-like glycoside hydrolase domain-containing protein, translating into MNVEKQRLKDKTWLNWGPYVSNRQWGNVREDYSPNGNAWHYANHNNAESYAYRWGEEGIAGISDTKQLFCFALSFWNKNDERVKERLFGLSNPQGNHGEDIKEIFYYLDNTPTHSYMKMVYKYPINKFPYEDLLAENGRRTKKEPEYELFDTGVFDKDEYFDIFIEYCKGEINDILVRVTVCNRSKIDAPIVVLPTAWYRNNWKWGYNEYKGQLEDSDDGCININHDSVPLKKFYSKNSTAEKAFCDNETNNPKLYDTPEIENTYYKDGINDYIVHQKNTINPERKGSKATFIVEAEIKAGQSEVFEFRLAPHEMEDPFFDFEAIFNSRISEADEFYAEIQQDVPNDDEKNVQRQAFAGLLWNKQFYHYNVGKWLKGDPNHEAPRDFTNYVRNTEWEHLHNKDIISMPDKWEYPWYATWDLAFHCVPYAIIDGDFAKNQLLLLTKEWYMHPNGQMPAYEWNLSDVNPPVHAWSCFRVFKIDEKNNGTPDLLFLEKVFQKLLLNFTWWVNRKDKNGKNIFGGGFLGLDNIGAFDRNMTLKDGEHLEQADGTSWMAMYALNMMRIAMELAQYYQVYEDMAIKFFEHYLYIAEAMENMGEDKEGLWNEEDGFFYDVLQLANGESVTLRLRSIVGLIPLFAVEIIDHHLLEKMPNFRERMDWVLKNKPELANLVSHWDEEGSGRKHLMSILRKTRLKKVLTRMLDEKEFLSSYGIRAMSKVYEENPFVFTVHGNKNVVYYTPAESDSRMFGGNSNWRGPIWFPINFLIVESLQRFHFYYGNSLKVDFPTGSGEQKNLDEVASNISNRLCSIFLKDESGQRAFNGGNYKFNYDPNFKDYITFFEYFHGDNGRGVGASHQTGWTATVAKLMKPRLA; encoded by the coding sequence ATGAATGTTGAAAAGCAGAGATTAAAAGATAAAACCTGGCTAAACTGGGGACCTTATGTCAGCAACAGACAGTGGGGAAATGTACGTGAAGACTATAGCCCGAATGGAAACGCGTGGCATTACGCAAATCACAATAATGCCGAAAGCTACGCCTACAGATGGGGCGAAGAAGGTATAGCAGGAATCTCTGATACAAAGCAACTATTCTGTTTTGCACTATCATTCTGGAATAAAAATGACGAACGAGTAAAAGAACGCCTTTTCGGATTGAGTAATCCACAAGGTAATCATGGAGAAGATATTAAAGAAATTTTCTACTATCTGGACAATACGCCTACTCACAGCTACATGAAGATGGTCTACAAATATCCCATCAATAAATTCCCTTATGAAGATCTTCTCGCAGAAAATGGCAGACGTACAAAGAAAGAACCCGAATACGAACTATTCGATACAGGTGTTTTTGATAAAGACGAGTATTTTGATATTTTTATCGAATATTGCAAAGGAGAAATTAATGATATATTAGTGAGAGTTACGGTTTGCAACCGAAGCAAAATAGATGCACCAATCGTTGTACTTCCCACGGCATGGTATAGAAACAACTGGAAATGGGGTTATAACGAATACAAAGGTCAGCTCGAAGATTCAGATGATGGATGTATCAACATTAATCACGACAGTGTTCCTCTAAAAAAGTTTTATTCTAAAAACAGTACTGCAGAGAAGGCTTTTTGCGATAATGAGACCAACAATCCGAAATTATACGATACTCCTGAAATAGAAAACACATACTATAAAGATGGTATCAACGATTATATTGTTCATCAAAAAAACACCATCAATCCTGAGAGAAAAGGCTCTAAAGCTACATTTATCGTAGAAGCTGAAATAAAAGCAGGTCAATCTGAAGTTTTCGAATTCAGATTAGCTCCTCACGAAATGGAAGATCCTTTTTTTGATTTTGAAGCAATCTTTAATTCAAGAATCTCCGAAGCTGACGAATTCTATGCAGAGATCCAACAGGATGTTCCGAATGATGATGAAAAAAATGTACAGCGACAGGCTTTTGCGGGATTGCTTTGGAATAAACAATTCTATCATTACAATGTAGGAAAATGGCTGAAAGGCGATCCTAATCATGAAGCTCCCAGAGATTTTACGAATTATGTAAGAAATACCGAATGGGAACATCTTCACAATAAAGACATCATTTCAATGCCCGACAAGTGGGAATATCCTTGGTATGCGACATGGGATTTGGCTTTCCACTGTGTGCCGTATGCGATTATTGACGGTGATTTTGCTAAAAATCAGTTACTTCTTTTAACTAAAGAATGGTACATGCATCCCAACGGGCAGATGCCGGCTTATGAATGGAACTTAAGCGATGTAAATCCGCCGGTTCATGCGTGGTCTTGCTTCCGAGTATTTAAAATTGATGAAAAAAATAACGGCACACCAGATTTACTGTTTTTAGAAAAGGTTTTTCAAAAGTTACTTCTGAATTTCACATGGTGGGTCAACAGAAAAGATAAAAACGGTAAAAATATTTTTGGAGGAGGATTTTTAGGACTCGATAACATCGGTGCCTTCGACAGAAATATGACACTTAAAGATGGTGAGCATCTTGAACAGGCAGACGGAACAAGCTGGATGGCGATGTATGCTCTGAATATGATGCGTATCGCTATGGAATTAGCTCAATATTATCAGGTTTATGAAGATATGGCCATTAAATTTTTCGAGCATTATCTTTATATTGCCGAAGCCATGGAAAATATGGGTGAAGACAAAGAAGGTCTATGGAACGAAGAAGACGGTTTCTTTTATGACGTTCTTCAGCTTGCAAACGGTGAAAGCGTAACGCTGCGTTTGAGAAGTATTGTTGGTTTGATTCCATTATTTGCGGTGGAAATTATCGACCATCATTTGCTTGAGAAAATGCCGAATTTCCGTGAAAGAATGGATTGGGTTCTAAAAAACAAACCAGAACTCGCCAATCTTGTCTCTCATTGGGACGAAGAAGGAAGCGGCAGAAAACATCTGATGAGTATTCTACGTAAAACAAGACTTAAAAAAGTTCTGACAAGAATGCTTGATGAAAAAGAGTTTTTGAGTTCTTATGGAATCCGTGCGATGTCTAAGGTGTACGAAGAAAACCCTTTTGTTTTTACCGTTCACGGAAACAAAAATGTAGTCTACTATACTCCGGCAGAAAGTGACAGCCGAATGTTTGGTGGAAACAGCAACTGGAGAGGACCAATCTGGTTCCCTATTAACTTCCTGATCGTAGAAAGTCTGCAACGTTTTCATTTTTATTATGGAAACAGCCTGAAAGTTGATTTTCCGACAGGCAGCGGCGAACAGAAAAATCTTGATGAAGTAGCTTCTAATATCAGCAACAGACTTTGCTCAATATTCTTAAAAGATGAAAGCGGACAAAGAGCCTTCAATGGCGGAAATTATAAATTTAATTATGACCCGAATTTCAAAGATTATATTACTTTCTTTGAATATTTCCACGGTGATAACGGTCGTGGAGTCGGCGCTTCTCACCAAACAGGATGGACGGCAACCGTAGCTAAATTGATGAAACCGAGATTAGCTTGA
- a CDS encoding alpha/beta fold hydrolase produces the protein MKTELQHINFLYQTDSYKEYHISLSYQLFGKELFSAPIILINHALTGNSNVSGEKGWWKQLIGENQIIDTNKYTVLCFNIPGNGYDDFFIDEYSDFTPSDIANIFLKGLEILNIKNLYAIIGGSLGGGIGWEMLAKNADLAEIFVPIACDYKTHDWLRAQCLVQQFLLNGNDEPLQKARIHAMLCYRTPQSLNERFQNKFNDDKQLSESEDWLIYHGKSLTERFSLKSYKLMNHLLKHINADDKDLNKIKARMHMISVDTDLFFPASEIRMCFEKLNKEKEDVFYHEIKSIHGHDAFLMEYQQLNTIIKNIL, from the coding sequence TTGAAAACAGAACTGCAACATATTAATTTTTTGTATCAAACAGATTCCTATAAGGAATATCATATCTCATTAAGCTACCAGCTTTTTGGGAAAGAATTGTTTTCTGCTCCCATCATTCTAATTAATCATGCCTTAACCGGAAATTCAAATGTATCCGGAGAAAAAGGGTGGTGGAAACAGTTGATAGGCGAAAACCAGATTATTGATACCAATAAATATACAGTTCTCTGCTTCAATATTCCCGGAAACGGATATGATGATTTTTTTATTGATGAATATTCAGATTTCACTCCTTCAGACATTGCTAATATATTTCTGAAAGGGCTTGAAATTTTAAATATTAAAAACTTATATGCCATAATTGGAGGATCGCTCGGAGGAGGAATTGGTTGGGAAATGCTGGCTAAAAATGCTGATCTTGCGGAAATTTTTGTCCCGATTGCGTGTGATTATAAAACGCACGATTGGCTTCGTGCACAATGTCTCGTTCAACAATTTTTATTAAATGGAAATGATGAACCACTTCAGAAAGCCAGAATTCATGCGATGTTGTGCTACAGAACGCCTCAATCTCTGAACGAAAGATTTCAAAATAAATTTAACGATGATAAACAATTGTCAGAATCCGAAGACTGGTTGATTTATCATGGGAAATCACTTACAGAAAGATTTAGTTTAAAATCATATAAATTGATGAATCATCTACTCAAGCACATCAATGCAGACGATAAAGATTTAAATAAAATTAAAGCACGAATGCACATGATCTCGGTAGATACAGATTTATTTTTCCCCGCTTCTGAAATTCGGATGTGCTTTGAAAAGCTAAATAAGGAAAAGGAAGATGTTTTCTATCACGAGATCAAATCAATTCATGGCCACGACGCCTTTTTAATGGAATATCAACAGTTAAATACGATTATAAAAAATATTTTGTAG
- a CDS encoding ACT domain-containing protein: MKANANEIKFLKNRSIIKFEGADFLGEIGIDGRVFKALTLARISVGVISQQAVENGLSILVHEDDSAKAVNCLIEEFAAERKSGKVSQIYSINNVSVIGFVADDFNKILSELARNNVFPLLLNQNSSEKRINIVVTSSQDEKTKNIIESEIFKKPKTVHLAIIGHGNVGKTLIEQVLHSSEEIKRRKNIHLKVVAVANSKKIAFNKKGFDSTWSDEVFAAERSSSVDELINFSKENQLENLIVVDNTASVDFVKNYQALAENGFDLVSSNKIFNTLPIEEYRKLRYTLNKNNKRYLYETNVGAGLPLIDTIKLLHLSGENITRIKGVFSGTLSYVFNNFSLRDDKFSTIVNEALEKGFTEPDPREDLSGNDVARKLLILARELDLINEFSDINIQNLVPEALLSVSKQEFLSRLDELDEEYEKIKKNQEPNHVLRYVGDLHGDLQQEKGELDVKLISVPATSALGQLKGSDSIFEIYTESYGENPIVIMGAGAGAKVTARGVFGDILRLSETK, from the coding sequence ATGAAAGCTAATGCAAACGAAATAAAGTTTTTAAAGAACAGATCAATCATCAAATTTGAAGGAGCAGATTTCTTAGGTGAAATCGGGATTGACGGCAGGGTTTTTAAAGCACTCACTTTGGCAAGAATAAGTGTAGGAGTAATTTCTCAACAAGCGGTGGAGAACGGGTTGTCAATACTTGTGCACGAAGATGATTCTGCAAAAGCAGTAAACTGTCTGATCGAAGAATTTGCTGCTGAAAGAAAATCGGGTAAAGTTTCTCAGATTTACAGTATTAATAATGTTTCTGTCATTGGTTTTGTGGCAGATGATTTCAATAAAATACTTTCTGAACTGGCGAGAAACAATGTTTTTCCCTTGCTTTTAAACCAAAATTCAAGCGAAAAGCGCATCAATATTGTTGTGACCTCTTCCCAGGATGAAAAAACTAAAAATATCATCGAGTCGGAAATTTTCAAGAAACCAAAAACGGTTCATCTGGCAATTATCGGTCATGGAAATGTCGGAAAGACGTTGATCGAACAGGTTTTACATTCTTCAGAAGAAATTAAAAGAAGGAAAAATATCCATTTGAAAGTGGTTGCGGTTGCCAACTCCAAAAAAATTGCTTTCAACAAAAAAGGATTTGACAGTACTTGGAGCGATGAGGTTTTTGCAGCCGAAAGATCTTCCAGCGTTGACGAACTAATTAATTTTTCAAAAGAAAATCAGCTTGAAAACCTGATTGTTGTTGATAATACAGCAAGCGTTGATTTTGTGAAAAACTATCAGGCTTTAGCTGAAAATGGTTTTGATCTGGTTTCATCCAATAAAATTTTCAACACCCTTCCAATCGAAGAATACCGTAAACTAAGATATACGTTGAATAAAAATAACAAACGTTATCTGTACGAAACCAATGTAGGTGCTGGTTTACCATTAATAGATACGATAAAACTTTTACACCTTTCCGGAGAGAATATTACCAGAATCAAAGGAGTTTTCTCAGGAACATTGAGTTATGTGTTCAATAATTTTTCTTTGAGAGATGATAAATTTTCAACCATTGTCAATGAAGCTTTAGAAAAAGGCTTCACCGAACCAGACCCGAGAGAAGATTTATCAGGAAATGACGTTGCGAGAAAATTATTGATTTTAGCTAGAGAATTAGATTTAATTAATGAATTTTCAGATATCAATATTCAGAATCTAGTTCCCGAAGCTTTGCTTTCTGTTTCAAAACAGGAATTTCTTTCAAGATTGGACGAACTAGATGAAGAGTATGAAAAAATCAAAAAGAATCAGGAGCCGAATCACGTGTTGAGATATGTCGGAGATTTGCACGGAGATTTGCAACAGGAAAAAGGTGAATTGGATGTAAAATTAATTTCAGTCCCCGCAACTTCAGCTTTAGGTCAATTAAAAGGTTCAGATTCAATTTTTGAAATCTACACCGAAAGTTATGGAGAAAACCCAATCGTCATCATGGGTGCCGGAGCTGGAGCAAAAGTGACTGCACGTGGTGTTTTTGGAGATATCTTAAGACTAAGCGAAACAAAATAA